In Oenanthe melanoleuca isolate GR-GAL-2019-014 chromosome 8, OMel1.0, whole genome shotgun sequence, a single genomic region encodes these proteins:
- the SGIP1 gene encoding SH3-containing GRB2-like protein 3-interacting protein 1 isoform X5 has protein sequence MMEGLKKRTRKAFGIRRKEKDTDSTGSPDRDGIKKTNGAPNGFYAEIDWDRYNSPELDEEGYSIRPEEPGSTKGKHFYSSSESEEEEEAHKKFNIKIKPLQAKDALRSAATADELRASVGNIALSPSPVRKSPRRSPGTIKRNLSSEEISRPRRSTPTPDPARRAGQDPAALAPLFGPPLESALGEQKLEAALDQPEIWGSVQPINTNLESPKLPRPFPTGTPPPLPPKNVPATPPRTGSPLPLATGGDQAAAEPKRDKLPSINDLDSIFGPVPSPKSAAATAEDKWVNFSDQSPENAAPELSPRDKAPSPPVAAGSPAEHPRPLPSPLQLQDAPKKLPEHPQLKEDPAEPAASSPKDFGAAQRATPPPPPPPTYRAVVSSPGPGGGTGSASGSSSPARPGTPLAACATPPPPPPRPPSRPKLPPGKPPVGDVSRPFSPPVHSSSPPPIAPLARAESTSSISSTNSLSAATTPTVGSSRGPSPLTMGAQDTLPVAAAFTETVNAYFKGADPSKCIVKITGEMVLSFPAGITRHFASNPAPAALTFRVLNFHRLEHVLPNPQLLCCDNVQSDSNSKEFWVNMPNLMTHLKKVSEQKPQATYYNVDMLKYQVSAQGIQSTPLNLAVSWRCDPASTDLRIDYKYNPEAMTAPVALNNVQFLVPVDGGVTKLQAVLPPAVWNAEQQRILWKIPDISQKSENGGVGSLLARFQLAEGPSSPAPLAVQFTSEGSTLSSCDIELVGAGYRFSLVKKRFAAGKYLADN, from the exons aagaaaaccaaCGGAGCCCCAAATGGATTTTATGCAGAGATCGACTGGGACAGATAC AACTCACCTGAGCTGGATGAGGAGGGATACAGCATCAGACCTGAGGAACCAGGAT CCACCAAAGGGAAGCACTTCTACTCCTCCAGCGAgtcggaggaggaggaggaggcgcaCAAGAAATTCAACATCAAGATCAAGCCGCTGCAGGCCAAGGACGCGCTGCGCAGCGCGGCCACCGCGGACGAGCTCCGGGCATCCGTGGGCAACATCGCGCTGTCCCCGTCCCCCGTG AGGAAAAGCCCG CGGCGCAGCCCG GGGACGATTAAAAGGAATTTATCca gTGAGGAGATCTCCCGGCCCCGGCGCTCCACGCCCACCCCAGACCCCGCCAG GAGGGCGGGGCAGGACCCCGCAGCGCTGGCCCCGCTCTTCGGGCCCCCCCTGGAGTCCGCACTGGGGGAGCAGAAACTGGAGG ctgctctggacCAGCCTGAGATATGGGGGTCAGTCCAGCCCATCAACACAAACCTCGAGTCCCCAAAACTTCCAAGACCTTTTCCAACTGGAA CccccccgccgctgcccccgAAGAACGTCCCGGCCACGCCGCCGCGCACCGGCTCGCCCCTGCCGCTGGCCACCG GAGGGgaccaggcagcagcagagcccaaaCGGGACAAACTCCCGTCCATCAATGACTTGGACAGCATTTTTGGCCCCGTGCCGTCCCCTAAATCTGCTGCTGCCACGGCGGAAGACAAGTGGGTCAATTTTTCCGATCAATCCCCGGAAAACGCTGCTCCGGAGTTGTCGCCCCGGGACAAGGCGCCGTCGCCGCCGGTGGCCGCGGGTAGCCCGGCCGAGCATCCCCGCCCGCTGCCCTCGCCGCTGCAGCTGCAAGACGCTCCCAAGAAGCTCCCCGAGCATCCTCAGCTTAAGGAGGATCCCGCCGAACCCGCCGCATCCTCCCCCAAAGATTTCGGGGCGGCCCAAAGAGCCACCCCGCCGCCCCCTCCGCCGCCCACCTACCGCGCCGTGGTGTCGTCCCCCGGACCGGGCGGAGGCACGGGAAGCGCCAGCG GTTCCTCgtcccccgcccgccccgggaCGCCGCTGGCCGCCTGTGCCaccccgcccccgccgccgccccgaCCCCCGTCCCGGCCCAAGCTGCCCCCGGGCAAACCCCCCGTGGGGGATGTG tCCAGGCCTTTCAGCCCTCCCGTGCACTCCTCCAGCCCTCCTCCGATCGCGCCCCTGGCCCGCGCCGAGAGCACCTCCTCCATTTCTTCCACCAATTCCCTGAGCGCAGCCACCACTCCCACCGTCG GCTCGTCTCGAGGGCCCAGCCCCCTGACCATGGGGGCTCAGGACACTCTGCCCGTGGCCGCCGCCTTCACCGAAACCGTCAACGCCTACTTCAAAGGGGCTGACCCCAGCAA gtgcatcGTGAAGATCACGGGGGAGATGGTGCTGTCCTTCCCGGCGGGCATCACCCGCCACTTCGCCAGCAACCCCGCGCCGGCCGCGCTCACCTTCCGCGTGCTCAACTTCCACCGCCTGGAGCACGTCCTGCCCAacccccagctgctctgctg TGACAACGTGCAGAGCGACTCCAACTCCAAGGAGTTCTGGGTCAACATGCCAAATCTGATGACTCACCTAAAGAAGGTATCGGAACAGAAACCTCAAGCCACCTATTACAATGTGGATATGCTCAAATACCag GTGTCTGCCCAGGGTATTCAGTCTACTCCATTAAACCTTGCAGTGAGCTGGCGCTGTGACCCTGCAAGCACTGACCTGCGCATCGACTACAAATACAACCCCGAGGCCATGACCGCGCCCGTGGCTCTCAACAACGTCCAGTTCCTCGTCCCTGTCGACGGAGGAGTCACCAAACTCCAAGCTGtgcttcctcctgctgtctG GAATGCTGAACAGCAAAGGATATTGTGGAAGATCCCTGACATCTCCCAGAAGTCAGAAAATGGAG GCGTGGGCTCGCTGCTGGCGCGGTTCCAGCTGGCAGAGGGGCCGAGCTCCCCAGCCCCGCTGGCCGTGCAGTTCACCAGCGAGGGCAGCACCCTGTCCAGCTGTGACATCGAGCTGGTGGGCGCCGGCTACCGCTTCTCGCTCGTCAAGAAGAGGTTTGCAGCAG
- the SGIP1 gene encoding SH3-containing GRB2-like protein 3-interacting protein 1 isoform X3 has protein sequence MMEGLKKRTRKAFGIRRKEKDTDSTGSPDRDGIKKTNGAPNGFYAEIDWDRYNSPELDEEGYSIRPEEPGSTKGKHFYSSSESEEEEEAHKKFNIKIKPLQAKDALRSAATADELRASVGNIALSPSPVRKSPRRSPGTIKRNLSSEEISRPRRSTPTPDPARRAGQDPAALAPLFGPPLESALGEQKLEAALDQPEIWGSVQPINTNLESPKLPRPFPTGTPPPLPPKNVPATPPRTGSPLPLATGGDQAAAEPKRDKLPSINDLDSIFGPVPSPKSAAATAEDKWVNFSDQSPENAAPELSPRDKAPSPPVAAGSPAEHPRPLPSPLQLQDAPKKLPEHPQLKEDPAEPAASSPKDFGAAQRATPPPPPPPTYRAVVSSPGPGGGTGSASGSSSPARPGTPLAACATPPPPPPRPPSRPKLPPGKPPVGDVSRPFSPPVHSSSPPPIAPLARAESTSSISSTNSLSAATTPTVENEQPSLVWFDRGKFYLTFEGSSRGPSPLTMGAQDTLPVAAAFTETVNAYFKGADPSKCIVKITGEMVLSFPAGITRHFASNPAPAALTFRVLNFHRLEHVLPNPQLLCCDNVQSDSNSKEFWVNMPNLMTHLKKVSEQKPQATYYNVDMLKYQVSAQGIQSTPLNLAVSWRCDPASTDLRIDYKYNPEAMTAPVALNNVQFLVPVDGGVTKLQAVLPPAVWNAEQQRILWKIPDISQKSENGGVGSLLARFQLAEGPSSPAPLAVQFTSEGSTLSSCDIELVGAGYRFSLVKKRFAAGKYLADN, from the exons aagaaaaccaaCGGAGCCCCAAATGGATTTTATGCAGAGATCGACTGGGACAGATAC AACTCACCTGAGCTGGATGAGGAGGGATACAGCATCAGACCTGAGGAACCAGGAT CCACCAAAGGGAAGCACTTCTACTCCTCCAGCGAgtcggaggaggaggaggaggcgcaCAAGAAATTCAACATCAAGATCAAGCCGCTGCAGGCCAAGGACGCGCTGCGCAGCGCGGCCACCGCGGACGAGCTCCGGGCATCCGTGGGCAACATCGCGCTGTCCCCGTCCCCCGTG AGGAAAAGCCCG CGGCGCAGCCCG GGGACGATTAAAAGGAATTTATCca gTGAGGAGATCTCCCGGCCCCGGCGCTCCACGCCCACCCCAGACCCCGCCAG GAGGGCGGGGCAGGACCCCGCAGCGCTGGCCCCGCTCTTCGGGCCCCCCCTGGAGTCCGCACTGGGGGAGCAGAAACTGGAGG ctgctctggacCAGCCTGAGATATGGGGGTCAGTCCAGCCCATCAACACAAACCTCGAGTCCCCAAAACTTCCAAGACCTTTTCCAACTGGAA CccccccgccgctgcccccgAAGAACGTCCCGGCCACGCCGCCGCGCACCGGCTCGCCCCTGCCGCTGGCCACCG GAGGGgaccaggcagcagcagagcccaaaCGGGACAAACTCCCGTCCATCAATGACTTGGACAGCATTTTTGGCCCCGTGCCGTCCCCTAAATCTGCTGCTGCCACGGCGGAAGACAAGTGGGTCAATTTTTCCGATCAATCCCCGGAAAACGCTGCTCCGGAGTTGTCGCCCCGGGACAAGGCGCCGTCGCCGCCGGTGGCCGCGGGTAGCCCGGCCGAGCATCCCCGCCCGCTGCCCTCGCCGCTGCAGCTGCAAGACGCTCCCAAGAAGCTCCCCGAGCATCCTCAGCTTAAGGAGGATCCCGCCGAACCCGCCGCATCCTCCCCCAAAGATTTCGGGGCGGCCCAAAGAGCCACCCCGCCGCCCCCTCCGCCGCCCACCTACCGCGCCGTGGTGTCGTCCCCCGGACCGGGCGGAGGCACGGGAAGCGCCAGCG GTTCCTCgtcccccgcccgccccgggaCGCCGCTGGCCGCCTGTGCCaccccgcccccgccgccgccccgaCCCCCGTCCCGGCCCAAGCTGCCCCCGGGCAAACCCCCCGTGGGGGATGTG tCCAGGCCTTTCAGCCCTCCCGTGCACTCCTCCAGCCCTCCTCCGATCGCGCCCCTGGCCCGCGCCGAGAGCACCTCCTCCATTTCTTCCACCAATTCCCTGAGCGCAGCCACCACTCCCACCGTCG AGAATGAACAGCCTTCCCTCGTTTGGTTTGACAGAGGAAAGTTTTATTTGACTTTCGAAG GCTCGTCTCGAGGGCCCAGCCCCCTGACCATGGGGGCTCAGGACACTCTGCCCGTGGCCGCCGCCTTCACCGAAACCGTCAACGCCTACTTCAAAGGGGCTGACCCCAGCAA gtgcatcGTGAAGATCACGGGGGAGATGGTGCTGTCCTTCCCGGCGGGCATCACCCGCCACTTCGCCAGCAACCCCGCGCCGGCCGCGCTCACCTTCCGCGTGCTCAACTTCCACCGCCTGGAGCACGTCCTGCCCAacccccagctgctctgctg TGACAACGTGCAGAGCGACTCCAACTCCAAGGAGTTCTGGGTCAACATGCCAAATCTGATGACTCACCTAAAGAAGGTATCGGAACAGAAACCTCAAGCCACCTATTACAATGTGGATATGCTCAAATACCag GTGTCTGCCCAGGGTATTCAGTCTACTCCATTAAACCTTGCAGTGAGCTGGCGCTGTGACCCTGCAAGCACTGACCTGCGCATCGACTACAAATACAACCCCGAGGCCATGACCGCGCCCGTGGCTCTCAACAACGTCCAGTTCCTCGTCCCTGTCGACGGAGGAGTCACCAAACTCCAAGCTGtgcttcctcctgctgtctG GAATGCTGAACAGCAAAGGATATTGTGGAAGATCCCTGACATCTCCCAGAAGTCAGAAAATGGAG GCGTGGGCTCGCTGCTGGCGCGGTTCCAGCTGGCAGAGGGGCCGAGCTCCCCAGCCCCGCTGGCCGTGCAGTTCACCAGCGAGGGCAGCACCCTGTCCAGCTGTGACATCGAGCTGGTGGGCGCCGGCTACCGCTTCTCGCTCGTCAAGAAGAGGTTTGCAGCAG
- the SGIP1 gene encoding SH3-containing GRB2-like protein 3-interacting protein 1 isoform X7: protein MMEGLKKRTRKAFGIRRKEKDTDSTGSPDRDGIPSPHPNDPSSNSKAEGTQEGGNKNGKKTNGAPNGFYAEIDWDRYNSPELDEEGYSIRPEEPGSTKGKHFYSSSESEEEEEAHKKFNIKIKPLQAKDALRSAATADELRASVGNIALSPSPVRKSPRRSPGTIKRNLSSEEISRPRRSTPTPDPARRAGQDPAALAPLFGPPLESALGEQKLEAALDQPEIWGSVQPINTNLESPKLPRPFPTGTPPPLPPKNVPATPPRTGSPLPLATGSSSPARPGTPLAACATPPPPPPRPPSRPKLPPGKPPVGDVSRPFSPPVHSSSPPPIAPLARAESTSSISSTNSLSAATTPTVENEQPSLVWFDRGKFYLTFEGSSRGPSPLTMGAQDTLPVAAAFTETVNAYFKGADPSKCIVKITGEMVLSFPAGITRHFASNPAPAALTFRVLNFHRLEHVLPNPQLLCCDNVQSDSNSKEFWVNMPNLMTHLKKVSEQKPQATYYNVDMLKYQVSAQGIQSTPLNLAVSWRCDPASTDLRIDYKYNPEAMTAPVALNNVQFLVPVDGGVTKLQAVLPPAVWNAEQQRILWKIPDISQKSENGGVGSLLARFQLAEGPSSPAPLAVQFTSEGSTLSSCDIELVGAGYRFSLVKKRFAAGKYLADN, encoded by the exons aagaaaaccaaCGGAGCCCCAAATGGATTTTATGCAGAGATCGACTGGGACAGATAC AACTCACCTGAGCTGGATGAGGAGGGATACAGCATCAGACCTGAGGAACCAGGAT CCACCAAAGGGAAGCACTTCTACTCCTCCAGCGAgtcggaggaggaggaggaggcgcaCAAGAAATTCAACATCAAGATCAAGCCGCTGCAGGCCAAGGACGCGCTGCGCAGCGCGGCCACCGCGGACGAGCTCCGGGCATCCGTGGGCAACATCGCGCTGTCCCCGTCCCCCGTG AGGAAAAGCCCG CGGCGCAGCCCG GGGACGATTAAAAGGAATTTATCca gTGAGGAGATCTCCCGGCCCCGGCGCTCCACGCCCACCCCAGACCCCGCCAG GAGGGCGGGGCAGGACCCCGCAGCGCTGGCCCCGCTCTTCGGGCCCCCCCTGGAGTCCGCACTGGGGGAGCAGAAACTGGAGG ctgctctggacCAGCCTGAGATATGGGGGTCAGTCCAGCCCATCAACACAAACCTCGAGTCCCCAAAACTTCCAAGACCTTTTCCAACTGGAA CccccccgccgctgcccccgAAGAACGTCCCGGCCACGCCGCCGCGCACCGGCTCGCCCCTGCCGCTGGCCACCG GTTCCTCgtcccccgcccgccccgggaCGCCGCTGGCCGCCTGTGCCaccccgcccccgccgccgccccgaCCCCCGTCCCGGCCCAAGCTGCCCCCGGGCAAACCCCCCGTGGGGGATGTG tCCAGGCCTTTCAGCCCTCCCGTGCACTCCTCCAGCCCTCCTCCGATCGCGCCCCTGGCCCGCGCCGAGAGCACCTCCTCCATTTCTTCCACCAATTCCCTGAGCGCAGCCACCACTCCCACCGTCG AGAATGAACAGCCTTCCCTCGTTTGGTTTGACAGAGGAAAGTTTTATTTGACTTTCGAAG GCTCGTCTCGAGGGCCCAGCCCCCTGACCATGGGGGCTCAGGACACTCTGCCCGTGGCCGCCGCCTTCACCGAAACCGTCAACGCCTACTTCAAAGGGGCTGACCCCAGCAA gtgcatcGTGAAGATCACGGGGGAGATGGTGCTGTCCTTCCCGGCGGGCATCACCCGCCACTTCGCCAGCAACCCCGCGCCGGCCGCGCTCACCTTCCGCGTGCTCAACTTCCACCGCCTGGAGCACGTCCTGCCCAacccccagctgctctgctg TGACAACGTGCAGAGCGACTCCAACTCCAAGGAGTTCTGGGTCAACATGCCAAATCTGATGACTCACCTAAAGAAGGTATCGGAACAGAAACCTCAAGCCACCTATTACAATGTGGATATGCTCAAATACCag GTGTCTGCCCAGGGTATTCAGTCTACTCCATTAAACCTTGCAGTGAGCTGGCGCTGTGACCCTGCAAGCACTGACCTGCGCATCGACTACAAATACAACCCCGAGGCCATGACCGCGCCCGTGGCTCTCAACAACGTCCAGTTCCTCGTCCCTGTCGACGGAGGAGTCACCAAACTCCAAGCTGtgcttcctcctgctgtctG GAATGCTGAACAGCAAAGGATATTGTGGAAGATCCCTGACATCTCCCAGAAGTCAGAAAATGGAG GCGTGGGCTCGCTGCTGGCGCGGTTCCAGCTGGCAGAGGGGCCGAGCTCCCCAGCCCCGCTGGCCGTGCAGTTCACCAGCGAGGGCAGCACCCTGTCCAGCTGTGACATCGAGCTGGTGGGCGCCGGCTACCGCTTCTCGCTCGTCAAGAAGAGGTTTGCAGCAG
- the SGIP1 gene encoding SH3-containing GRB2-like protein 3-interacting protein 1 isoform X9 — MMEGLKKRTRKAFGIRRKEKDTDSTGSPDRDGIKKTNGAPNGFYAEIDWDRYNSPELDEEGYSIRPEEPGSTKGKHFYSSSESEEEEEAHKKFNIKIKPLQAKDALRSAATADELRASVGNIALSPSPVRKSPRRSPGTIKRNLSSEEISRPRRSTPTPDPARRAGQDPAALAPLFGPPLESALGEQKLEAALDQPEIWGSVQPINTNLESPKLPRPFPTGTPPPLPPKNVPATPPRTGSPLPLATGGDQAAAEPKRDKLPSINDLDSIFGPVPSPKSAAATAEDKWVNFSDQSPENAAPELSPRDKAPSPPVAAGSPAEHPRPLPSPLQLQDAPKKLPEHPQLKEDPAEPAASSPKDFGAAQRATPPPPPPPTYRAVVSSPGPGGGTGSASGSSSPARPGTPLAACATPPPPPPRPPSRPKLPPGKPPVGDVSRPFSPPVHSSSPPPIAPLARAESTSSISSTNSLSAATTPTVEDDAFVAKLPAFERRSETPAENEQPSLVWFDRGKFYLTFEGSSRGPSPLTMGAQDTLPVAAAFTETVNAYFKGADPSKCIVKITGEMVLSFPAGITRHFASNPAPAALTFRVLNFHRLEHVLPNPQLLCCDNVQSDSNSKEFWVNMPNLMTHLKKVSEQKPQATYYNVDMLKYQVSAQGIQSTPLNLAVSWRCDPASTDLRIDYKYNPEAMTAPVALNNVQFLVPVDGGVTKLQAVLPPAVWNAEQQRILWKIPDISQKSENGGVGSLLARFQLAEGPSSPAPLAVQFTSEGSTLSSCDIELVGAGYRFSLVKKRFAAGKYLADN; from the exons aagaaaaccaaCGGAGCCCCAAATGGATTTTATGCAGAGATCGACTGGGACAGATAC AACTCACCTGAGCTGGATGAGGAGGGATACAGCATCAGACCTGAGGAACCAGGAT CCACCAAAGGGAAGCACTTCTACTCCTCCAGCGAgtcggaggaggaggaggaggcgcaCAAGAAATTCAACATCAAGATCAAGCCGCTGCAGGCCAAGGACGCGCTGCGCAGCGCGGCCACCGCGGACGAGCTCCGGGCATCCGTGGGCAACATCGCGCTGTCCCCGTCCCCCGTG AGGAAAAGCCCG CGGCGCAGCCCG GGGACGATTAAAAGGAATTTATCca gTGAGGAGATCTCCCGGCCCCGGCGCTCCACGCCCACCCCAGACCCCGCCAG GAGGGCGGGGCAGGACCCCGCAGCGCTGGCCCCGCTCTTCGGGCCCCCCCTGGAGTCCGCACTGGGGGAGCAGAAACTGGAGG ctgctctggacCAGCCTGAGATATGGGGGTCAGTCCAGCCCATCAACACAAACCTCGAGTCCCCAAAACTTCCAAGACCTTTTCCAACTGGAA CccccccgccgctgcccccgAAGAACGTCCCGGCCACGCCGCCGCGCACCGGCTCGCCCCTGCCGCTGGCCACCG GAGGGgaccaggcagcagcagagcccaaaCGGGACAAACTCCCGTCCATCAATGACTTGGACAGCATTTTTGGCCCCGTGCCGTCCCCTAAATCTGCTGCTGCCACGGCGGAAGACAAGTGGGTCAATTTTTCCGATCAATCCCCGGAAAACGCTGCTCCGGAGTTGTCGCCCCGGGACAAGGCGCCGTCGCCGCCGGTGGCCGCGGGTAGCCCGGCCGAGCATCCCCGCCCGCTGCCCTCGCCGCTGCAGCTGCAAGACGCTCCCAAGAAGCTCCCCGAGCATCCTCAGCTTAAGGAGGATCCCGCCGAACCCGCCGCATCCTCCCCCAAAGATTTCGGGGCGGCCCAAAGAGCCACCCCGCCGCCCCCTCCGCCGCCCACCTACCGCGCCGTGGTGTCGTCCCCCGGACCGGGCGGAGGCACGGGAAGCGCCAGCG GTTCCTCgtcccccgcccgccccgggaCGCCGCTGGCCGCCTGTGCCaccccgcccccgccgccgccccgaCCCCCGTCCCGGCCCAAGCTGCCCCCGGGCAAACCCCCCGTGGGGGATGTG tCCAGGCCTTTCAGCCCTCCCGTGCACTCCTCCAGCCCTCCTCCGATCGCGCCCCTGGCCCGCGCCGAGAGCACCTCCTCCATTTCTTCCACCAATTCCCTGAGCGCAGCCACCACTCCCACCGTCG AGGATGATGCTTTTGTTGCCAAACTGCCCGCGTTTGAACGGCGCAGTGAAACGCCGGCAG AGAATGAACAGCCTTCCCTCGTTTGGTTTGACAGAGGAAAGTTTTATTTGACTTTCGAAG GCTCGTCTCGAGGGCCCAGCCCCCTGACCATGGGGGCTCAGGACACTCTGCCCGTGGCCGCCGCCTTCACCGAAACCGTCAACGCCTACTTCAAAGGGGCTGACCCCAGCAA gtgcatcGTGAAGATCACGGGGGAGATGGTGCTGTCCTTCCCGGCGGGCATCACCCGCCACTTCGCCAGCAACCCCGCGCCGGCCGCGCTCACCTTCCGCGTGCTCAACTTCCACCGCCTGGAGCACGTCCTGCCCAacccccagctgctctgctg TGACAACGTGCAGAGCGACTCCAACTCCAAGGAGTTCTGGGTCAACATGCCAAATCTGATGACTCACCTAAAGAAGGTATCGGAACAGAAACCTCAAGCCACCTATTACAATGTGGATATGCTCAAATACCag GTGTCTGCCCAGGGTATTCAGTCTACTCCATTAAACCTTGCAGTGAGCTGGCGCTGTGACCCTGCAAGCACTGACCTGCGCATCGACTACAAATACAACCCCGAGGCCATGACCGCGCCCGTGGCTCTCAACAACGTCCAGTTCCTCGTCCCTGTCGACGGAGGAGTCACCAAACTCCAAGCTGtgcttcctcctgctgtctG GAATGCTGAACAGCAAAGGATATTGTGGAAGATCCCTGACATCTCCCAGAAGTCAGAAAATGGAG GCGTGGGCTCGCTGCTGGCGCGGTTCCAGCTGGCAGAGGGGCCGAGCTCCCCAGCCCCGCTGGCCGTGCAGTTCACCAGCGAGGGCAGCACCCTGTCCAGCTGTGACATCGAGCTGGTGGGCGCCGGCTACCGCTTCTCGCTCGTCAAGAAGAGGTTTGCAGCAG